A stretch of the Porifericola rhodea genome encodes the following:
- a CDS encoding 1,4-dihydroxy-2-naphthoate polyprenyltransferase, whose amino-acid sequence MNKFQAWIMAARPRTLPLALASISMGAFLAAAVDLFNWQIFLLSALTTTFLQILSNFANDYGDSIHGADSDLREGPARAVQSGYISPLAMKKAMFIFGFLSFACGVYLLLIALPSNQLLLLIFLLLGLAAIFAAITYTSGSKPYGYAGLGDISVLIFFGLVGVLGSFYLHTQKLQWDYLLPALSCGLFSTAVLNVNNIRDIRTDELAGKKSIPVRIGRRKAITYHWLLLLAGIGCSLVYVIINFESWWQFLFLLSLPLLIKNGRAVQQKTSSSELDPYLKQMALTTLLYVLTFGIGHLFV is encoded by the coding sequence ATGAATAAATTTCAGGCCTGGATTATGGCAGCCCGTCCACGCACCCTGCCCCTGGCGCTTGCCAGTATCAGCATGGGGGCTTTCCTTGCTGCGGCAGTCGACTTATTTAACTGGCAGATTTTTTTGCTAAGCGCACTAACTACAACTTTTCTGCAAATCCTCTCAAATTTTGCTAATGACTATGGAGACTCCATTCATGGTGCTGATAGCGACTTAAGAGAAGGGCCTGCCCGCGCGGTACAATCTGGTTACATCAGTCCTTTAGCCATGAAAAAGGCAATGTTTATTTTCGGGTTTCTATCTTTTGCCTGCGGCGTATACCTCTTATTAATTGCTCTACCTTCTAACCAGCTTTTGCTCTTAATCTTTTTACTATTAGGGCTTGCGGCAATTTTCGCGGCAATTACCTACACCTCCGGGAGCAAACCATATGGCTATGCAGGATTAGGCGATATTTCTGTGCTCATCTTTTTTGGTTTGGTAGGTGTGTTAGGCTCCTTTTACCTGCATACTCAAAAGCTACAGTGGGACTATTTGTTGCCCGCCCTTAGCTGCGGTCTCTTCTCAACAGCTGTACTTAATGTTAATAACATCAGAGATATACGAACAGATGAGCTGGCAGGAAAAAAATCTATACCCGTACGTATTGGTCGTCGCAAAGCAATTACCTACCACTGGCTACTCTTGCTGGCAGGTATAGGCTGCTCACTTGTTTATGTAATCATCAATTTTGAGAGTTGGTGGCAGTTTTTGTTTTTGCTAAGCCTCCCTTTGCTTATAAAAAATGGAAGAGCTGTACAGCAAAAAACAAGTTCGTCGGAGTTAGATCCTTATCTTAAACAGATGGCGCTTACTACCTTGCTGTATGTCCTTACTTTTGGTATTGGACACCTCTTTGTCTAA
- a CDS encoding universal stress protein — MKSILVPTDFSEQAQYALDLAYGIAKKTDATVKLLNVVEAPHGTSFNAMGEVTAPDGMDSVFFAQLLKRMKDQLAELVQNPKYKDIALDGEVAIGNPYESIARSITDQEVDLVIMGTQGSSGLEEVLVGSNTEKVVRRAHCPVLTVKEAVDAASIKNIVFATSLRDDEDEHLVKELIKLQSLFDAKLHIVSVNTPSSFENDRYYKKEMKAFVEKHKLENYTLNVYNDDVEEDGIVFFAEDINADMIALATHGRRGISHLLSGSIAEDVVNHAKRPVWTFSLAKK; from the coding sequence ATGAAAAGTATTCTTGTCCCTACTGATTTTTCTGAACAAGCCCAGTATGCACTAGATCTGGCCTATGGTATAGCCAAAAAAACTGATGCTACAGTAAAACTCCTCAACGTAGTAGAAGCCCCCCACGGTACTTCCTTTAATGCTATGGGTGAAGTTACTGCTCCTGATGGCATGGACTCTGTCTTTTTTGCGCAACTCCTCAAAAGGATGAAAGATCAACTTGCTGAGTTAGTACAAAACCCAAAATACAAAGACATTGCACTGGATGGTGAAGTAGCTATTGGTAATCCTTACGAAAGTATTGCACGAAGCATCACCGACCAGGAAGTAGATCTGGTAATAATGGGTACCCAAGGCAGCAGTGGTCTTGAAGAAGTTCTGGTAGGCTCCAATACCGAAAAGGTGGTTAGGAGAGCACATTGCCCCGTACTTACTGTAAAAGAAGCAGTTGATGCAGCAAGTATCAAAAATATTGTGTTTGCTACCAGCCTTAGGGATGATGAAGACGAGCATCTGGTAAAAGAGCTTATTAAGCTTCAATCCCTTTTTGATGCCAAGCTACATATTGTTAGTGTAAACACCCCAAGCTCTTTTGAAAATGACCGCTACTACAAAAAAGAAATGAAGGCTTTTGTAGAAAAGCACAAGCTGGAAAACTATACCCTCAATGTTTACAATGATGACGTGGAAGAAGACGGCATTGTATTTTTCGCCGAGGATATTAATGCCGATATGATTGCCCTGGCTACCCACGGTCGTAGAGGTATAAGCCACCTCCTGAGCGGCAGCATAGCAGAAGATGTAGTAAACCATGCCAAACGCCCGGTATGGACGTTCAGCCTGGCTAAAAAATAA
- the argS gene encoding arginine--tRNA ligase, which produces MDIEKLIVKDIVDAFHHLYQHNLEADEIKLQPTRKEFDGSHTFVVFPYARFAKKSPQDTAQQLGEQLKAQSSVVKGFNVVKGFLNLEIEERIWIDLLQNVVNTNKGSQIYGLAPTAEDKVVVEFSSPNTNKPLHLGHLRNNFLGDSVSRILEANGKQVRRVNLVNDRGIHICKSMLAYERFGKGETPESAGIKGDKLVGKYYVEFDKHYKAQIEQLKAKGMEEEKAKKEAPLIKAAQEMLKKWEEGDQEVTQLWNKMNHWVYEGFDATYKSINVRFDQIYHESETYLLGKNIVEEGLEKGIFFKKADGSVWIDLSEDGLDEKLVLRADGTSVYMTQDLGTADLRYQDYPFDNLVYVVGNEQDYHFKVLFLILKKLGRSYAQGLHHLSYGMVDLPSGKMKSREGTVVDADDLIAEMISTAKAHTEELGKIEGFTEEQAEELYKILGIGALKYFLLKVDPKKRMLFNPEESVQFQGNTAPFIQYTHARISAIVRKAQEMQLDLDDTTALDKLETLHPAELEVTKLLTEFPQKIALAAHDYAPSVIAQYAYDLAKEYNRFYTEVSIFGEENKDLLVSRVIFSKTVAQTIKTAMSLLGIQVPERM; this is translated from the coding sequence ATGGATATAGAAAAATTAATTGTTAAAGATATAGTAGATGCTTTTCATCATCTTTATCAGCATAACTTAGAGGCTGATGAAATTAAACTACAGCCTACCCGTAAAGAGTTTGACGGCTCACATACATTCGTAGTTTTCCCTTATGCCCGCTTCGCAAAAAAAAGCCCTCAGGATACTGCTCAGCAATTAGGAGAGCAGCTTAAGGCACAAAGCTCAGTTGTTAAAGGCTTTAACGTAGTAAAAGGTTTTCTGAATCTGGAAATTGAAGAACGAATCTGGATAGACCTTCTTCAAAATGTTGTAAACACTAACAAAGGCTCTCAAATATATGGACTTGCACCTACAGCTGAAGATAAGGTAGTTGTTGAGTTTTCTTCTCCTAACACGAACAAACCTCTTCACCTTGGTCACCTACGCAATAACTTCTTAGGCGATAGTGTGTCTCGCATACTGGAAGCCAATGGCAAACAGGTACGTCGGGTTAACCTGGTAAATGATAGAGGCATACATATCTGCAAATCCATGCTTGCTTATGAGCGCTTTGGTAAAGGAGAAACTCCTGAGTCTGCCGGTATTAAAGGAGATAAGTTAGTCGGTAAATATTATGTAGAGTTTGACAAACACTACAAAGCACAGATAGAGCAGTTGAAGGCAAAGGGAATGGAAGAGGAAAAAGCTAAGAAAGAAGCTCCGCTGATAAAAGCGGCTCAGGAGATGCTTAAAAAATGGGAGGAAGGAGACCAGGAAGTTACCCAACTCTGGAATAAAATGAACCATTGGGTATACGAAGGTTTTGATGCAACCTATAAATCTATAAATGTTCGTTTTGATCAGATTTATCATGAGTCTGAAACCTATCTTCTAGGTAAGAATATTGTAGAAGAAGGTCTGGAAAAGGGCATTTTCTTTAAAAAAGCAGATGGCTCTGTGTGGATAGACCTCAGCGAAGATGGCCTGGACGAAAAGCTGGTGCTTCGCGCTGATGGCACCTCCGTGTATATGACACAGGATTTAGGCACCGCAGACTTGCGGTATCAGGATTACCCCTTTGATAATCTAGTATATGTGGTTGGCAATGAGCAAGACTATCATTTTAAGGTGCTTTTTCTTATCCTTAAAAAACTAGGCCGTAGCTATGCTCAGGGCTTACACCATTTATCTTACGGAATGGTAGACCTCCCCTCTGGTAAAATGAAGTCTCGCGAAGGTACCGTAGTAGATGCCGACGACCTGATTGCAGAGATGATCAGCACTGCCAAAGCTCATACCGAAGAGCTAGGAAAAATAGAAGGCTTTACTGAAGAACAGGCAGAAGAGCTTTACAAGATTTTGGGCATAGGCGCTCTTAAGTACTTCCTGCTTAAGGTTGACCCAAAAAAACGTATGCTTTTTAACCCTGAAGAGTCTGTGCAGTTTCAAGGCAATACAGCTCCTTTTATACAATATACCCATGCGCGTATTTCTGCTATTGTAAGAAAAGCACAAGAGATGCAGCTTGACCTTGATGATACTACTGCTCTAGATAAATTAGAGACATTGCATCCGGCCGAGTTGGAGGTAACGAAATTGCTTACTGAGTTCCCTCAAAAAATAGCGCTTGCCGCTCATGATTATGCTCCTTCGGTTATTGCGCAATATGCATATGACTTAGCTAAAGAGTATAATCGTTTTTATACCGAAGTCTCTATTTTCGGTGAAGAAAACAAAGATTTGCTTGTTTCCAGAGTTATTTTCTCTAAAACCGTGGCACAAACAATCAAAACAGCCATGAGTTTGTTAGGCATTCAGGTACCAGAAAGAATGTAA
- a CDS encoding glutathione peroxidase, translating to MNTSASFYDFSLKNIKGEAVDFSQFKGKKVLLVNVASRCGYTPQYEGLQQLSEKYSEKLVILGFPANNFGAQEPGTNAEIAEFCTSNYGVSFPMFEKISVKGFDKHPLYRWLSDSKLNGWNDQEPNWNFCKYLVDEEGKLIKFYPSSVKPLSDELIQAIEG from the coding sequence ATGAATACTTCAGCATCTTTTTATGACTTCTCCCTCAAAAATATAAAAGGTGAAGCCGTAGATTTTTCACAGTTTAAAGGCAAAAAAGTACTGCTCGTCAATGTTGCTTCTCGCTGTGGTTATACTCCTCAGTACGAAGGATTGCAACAGCTGAGCGAAAAGTATTCTGAGAAGTTAGTCATTCTGGGTTTTCCTGCCAATAACTTTGGCGCTCAGGAGCCCGGCACTAATGCTGAGATTGCTGAGTTCTGCACAAGCAACTATGGAGTTAGCTTTCCGATGTTTGAAAAAATCTCGGTAAAAGGCTTTGATAAACATCCGCTCTACCGCTGGCTTAGCGATAGTAAGCTAAATGGCTGGAACGACCAGGAACCCAATTGGAACTTCTGCAAATATTTGGTAGATGAAGAAGGAAAGCTGATAAAGTTTTATCCTTCTTCTGTAAAACCATTATCAGATGAGCTCATTCAAGCGATAGAAGGTTAA
- a CDS encoding arginine decarboxylase produces the protein MRRYIDLIEQTFDLPTEDFKVDAQGLYFHDVPLMDVVKEFGTPLKLTYLPKISDNIQRAKRMFNSAIEKHDYQGKYHYCYCTKSSHFEFVLREALKNGIHLETSSTYDIEIIRKLHQQSKIDKNIRIVCNGFKRELYKQYISEILNDGFRNCIPVLDNMTEIDYYEEHVKDEYEIGIRVASDEEPRFELYTSRLGVRYSDIVDFYHKRIKKSKAKLKMLHIFVNQGISDSAYYWSELSRFVYKYCELKKICPDLDSIDIGGGFPIKNSLWFTYDYEYMAEQIVATIKDICDENDVPVPNIYTEFGIYTVGESGAAIYSILDQKLQNDKELWYMIDGSFITQLPDIWGLNRKYIMLAVNNWESEYQKVNLGGLTCDSMDYYNSEAHTNEVFLPKINNGEQQYIGFFHTGAYQEAIGGYGGIQHCLIPAPKHIVIDKKEDGSLDYQLFAQEQDSESMMKLLGY, from the coding sequence ATGAGAAGATACATAGACCTGATTGAGCAAACATTTGATTTGCCTACTGAAGATTTTAAGGTAGATGCACAAGGGTTATACTTTCATGATGTACCCCTAATGGACGTAGTGAAGGAATTTGGAACTCCCCTAAAGCTTACCTATCTGCCAAAAATCAGTGATAATATTCAACGCGCTAAGCGCATGTTTAACAGTGCGATAGAAAAGCACGACTACCAGGGTAAGTATCATTATTGCTATTGTACAAAGTCATCTCATTTTGAGTTTGTGCTCAGAGAAGCCCTGAAGAATGGCATACATCTGGAAACTTCCTCTACCTATGATATTGAAATCATAAGAAAGCTCCATCAGCAGTCTAAAATTGATAAAAATATCAGAATCGTTTGTAATGGGTTCAAACGTGAATTGTACAAGCAATATATCAGCGAAATTCTGAATGACGGTTTCAGAAACTGCATTCCGGTGCTGGATAATATGACAGAGATTGACTATTACGAAGAGCATGTAAAAGATGAATATGAAATTGGAATAAGGGTAGCCTCAGATGAAGAGCCGCGCTTTGAGCTTTATACTTCGCGCCTGGGTGTACGCTATAGTGATATTGTAGATTTTTACCATAAGCGCATTAAGAAGAGCAAAGCCAAGCTAAAAATGCTGCACATCTTTGTAAATCAAGGTATTAGTGACTCTGCCTACTACTGGAGTGAACTTAGCCGTTTTGTGTACAAATACTGTGAGCTTAAAAAGATATGTCCTGATCTGGACTCTATAGACATAGGTGGTGGCTTCCCTATAAAAAATTCGCTATGGTTTACCTACGATTATGAATACATGGCTGAGCAGATCGTTGCTACCATAAAAGACATTTGCGACGAAAATGATGTGCCAGTACCCAATATCTATACTGAGTTTGGTATTTATACCGTAGGTGAAAGTGGAGCAGCAATATATTCTATATTAGACCAGAAGCTACAGAACGATAAAGAGTTATGGTATATGATAGATGGCTCATTTATCACTCAACTGCCTGATATTTGGGGACTTAACCGTAAATATATTATGCTGGCAGTAAACAATTGGGAAAGTGAGTACCAGAAAGTGAACCTTGGAGGTTTAACCTGCGATAGTATGGACTACTATAACTCTGAGGCACATACCAACGAAGTTTTCCTGCCCAAGATCAACAATGGCGAACAGCAGTACATTGGCTTTTTTCATACAGGTGCTTATCAGGAAGCTATCGGAGGCTATGGGGGGATCCAACACTGCCTGATACCGGCTCCTAAACATATAGTAATTGATAAAAAAGAAGATGGTTCGCTAGATTATCAGCTTTTTGCCCAAGAGCAGGATAGCGAATCTATGATGAAACTGCTAGGCTACTAG
- a CDS encoding right-handed parallel beta-helix repeat-containing protein, whose product MINSIWRWCGLFIFSFSMFWAACTPEEEIISKGKNLKLSFDQDTLAFDTLFSAQKSITRVLTVYNRSDKAVETNISLAGGTNSAFSVFVNGKAGVSFDDVLLRGKDSLIILAEAFIDPRNESLPFLVEDSLQFETNGNLQSIKLLGWGQDAVFIDNWHIKEDTHLLSDKPYVINDSIWVDKDVTLTIPKSSRLYFARDAKLWVDGSLAVEGKKEEEVLFTYEREDGIYANGPGQWEGIILSDKSKAHKIDYAQIRNAEVGIYILQTDEDTIPDLRISNTIIENMSVNGILAANADIDGFNLLVTHCMVNSVGNFGNGYYRYRHCTFANDVNPYARQGATLYFSDLLEANASSQSFQLVLENNIIWGNMEEELVLSVTDPASELEVKNNLLKLPQSSPWLEQNILNKEPQFNNPVIYVYTIDSTSAAIDKGVVSTINLDLAENARDEKPDLGAYEYIQTEP is encoded by the coding sequence GTGATCAATAGCATTTGGCGGTGGTGTGGGCTGTTTATTTTTTCTTTCTCCATGTTTTGGGCAGCCTGTACTCCCGAAGAAGAAATAATTTCAAAAGGCAAAAATCTTAAGCTGAGCTTTGATCAGGATACACTTGCCTTTGATACATTATTTAGCGCCCAAAAAAGTATCACCAGAGTACTTACAGTATACAACAGAAGTGATAAAGCCGTAGAAACTAATATCAGTCTAGCTGGGGGTACTAATTCAGCTTTTAGCGTTTTCGTAAATGGTAAGGCCGGAGTAAGTTTTGATGATGTACTGCTACGGGGAAAAGATAGCCTCATTATTCTGGCTGAAGCTTTCATAGACCCTCGCAATGAGAGCCTTCCCTTTTTAGTAGAGGACTCCCTTCAGTTTGAAACAAACGGTAACTTACAATCCATCAAACTATTAGGCTGGGGGCAAGATGCCGTATTTATTGATAACTGGCACATTAAGGAAGATACACACCTGCTTTCGGATAAGCCGTATGTTATAAATGATTCTATCTGGGTGGATAAAGATGTAACACTCACCATCCCGAAAAGCAGCCGTCTGTATTTTGCCAGAGATGCCAAGCTTTGGGTAGATGGAAGCCTGGCAGTAGAAGGCAAAAAGGAAGAGGAAGTATTGTTTACCTATGAGCGTGAGGATGGTATCTATGCTAATGGACCCGGTCAGTGGGAAGGTATTATTCTTAGCGATAAAAGTAAGGCGCATAAGATAGACTATGCGCAAATTCGTAATGCTGAGGTAGGAATTTATATCTTACAAACAGATGAGGATACGATCCCTGACCTACGCATCAGCAACACCATTATTGAAAATATGTCGGTAAATGGTATTCTGGCAGCTAATGCGGATATAGATGGGTTCAATCTGCTGGTTACACACTGTATGGTTAACTCTGTGGGCAATTTTGGGAATGGTTATTATCGTTATCGCCACTGTACATTTGCAAATGATGTAAACCCATATGCGCGCCAGGGAGCTACACTGTATTTTTCAGATCTTCTCGAAGCTAATGCTTCTTCTCAAAGCTTTCAGCTGGTATTAGAGAACAATATTATTTGGGGCAATATGGAAGAAGAATTAGTACTGAGCGTAACGGACCCGGCATCCGAGCTAGAGGTTAAAAATAACTTACTCAAACTGCCACAGTCTTCGCCCTGGCTAGAGCAAAACATTCTAAATAAGGAACCTCAGTTTAACAATCCAGTTATTTATGTGTATACAATAGACTCTACTTCGGCAGCAATAGACAAAGGAGTAGTAAGCACAATAAACCTGGATTTGGCAGAAAACGCACGTGACGAAAAGCCTGACCTGGGGGCTTATGAGTATATACAAACAGAACCTTAG
- a CDS encoding GAF domain-containing protein, whose protein sequence is MKKPKFTIGSKIFGGFISLIAIFAINASVSIITIKNSNTLINENTQVIDPSVKAIDEFILLVTESKMLITNWVYLQNNQEDKEALKDLHAFRYPELKDKLNTLLPQWQDTLQRQTVDSVFTGFEELIAIEKDIMSQLISFEDYEDAMVKWQATEAVESEVLPRTNTLKEQLNKISILKREEADQAQTSIIASSDSLRNIILILGIITIVIGLFGAFILTRSITRPINFLKELIQRLSRGELPDEEEAEKIKQKFNNDEVGDMANAVDDLVHGLQDTSEFAEQIGKGNYQASFSPLSEHDVLGNSLINMRDNLQNVAEDDKKRNWATEGTAKFGEILRQNNHNVAELSNTILSNLIKYLGANQGGMFIVQDGDGEDAHMTLEACYAWDRQKYIDQKVYIGEGLIGQAWQEKDTIFLTDVPHDYISITSGLGDANPTSILIVPLLVNEEVYGAIEIASFQEFKDFEIEFLQKIAESIASTISSAKVNSRTQQLLEESTQMTEQMRAQEEEMRQNMEELQATQEELNRKQKSMMDRESRIKAVLDTALASFVSINANGELDFFNKNTQRMFGYTEEQLSGMNVSAFFKNINENNIVSYLNQHLHTESTHTLVSRAGLEFEAEIKLEDYKLNGESYFIARIIDSKSYAEKAPGQEVE, encoded by the coding sequence ATGAAGAAACCTAAGTTCACAATAGGCAGCAAAATTTTTGGTGGATTTATTTCACTTATTGCCATTTTCGCCATCAATGCGTCTGTCAGTATTATCACCATCAAAAATAGCAATACGCTCATTAATGAGAATACCCAGGTCATAGACCCTTCGGTAAAAGCTATAGATGAATTTATCCTTTTGGTGACTGAATCCAAGATGCTGATCACAAACTGGGTTTACTTACAAAACAATCAGGAAGATAAAGAGGCTTTAAAAGACCTGCATGCTTTCCGTTATCCTGAGCTTAAAGATAAACTCAATACCTTATTACCCCAATGGCAGGATACATTACAGCGTCAAACTGTTGACTCTGTCTTTACCGGTTTTGAGGAGCTGATAGCCATCGAAAAAGATATTATGTCGCAATTGATCTCTTTTGAGGATTATGAAGATGCGATGGTGAAATGGCAAGCTACTGAAGCGGTAGAAAGTGAAGTGCTTCCCCGTACCAACACACTTAAAGAACAACTCAACAAAATTAGTATTCTTAAGCGCGAAGAAGCTGATCAGGCACAGACTAGTATCATTGCGTCTTCGGATAGTCTTCGTAATATTATTCTGATTCTTGGTATTATCACCATCGTTATTGGCCTTTTTGGTGCTTTTATACTTACCCGTAGTATCACCAGACCCATCAATTTTCTTAAGGAGCTTATTCAGCGCCTAAGTAGAGGAGAGCTGCCTGATGAAGAAGAAGCGGAGAAGATCAAGCAGAAGTTTAATAATGACGAAGTAGGTGATATGGCAAATGCTGTAGATGACCTGGTACATGGTCTGCAAGATACTTCTGAGTTTGCCGAGCAGATTGGTAAAGGTAATTACCAGGCTTCTTTTAGCCCCCTAAGTGAACACGATGTATTGGGTAACTCTCTGATTAACATGCGTGACAACCTGCAGAATGTAGCAGAAGATGATAAGAAAAGGAACTGGGCTACTGAGGGTACCGCTAAATTTGGAGAGATTCTTCGCCAGAATAATCATAATGTTGCTGAGCTTAGCAATACTATTCTTTCAAACCTTATCAAATACCTGGGAGCCAATCAGGGCGGCATGTTCATTGTACAGGACGGTGATGGAGAAGACGCTCATATGACGCTTGAAGCCTGCTATGCATGGGATCGTCAGAAATACATTGATCAGAAAGTATACATTGGAGAAGGACTAATTGGTCAGGCCTGGCAGGAAAAGGATACTATCTTCCTGACTGATGTGCCTCATGATTATATTTCTATTACATCAGGCTTAGGAGACGCTAACCCTACCAGTATATTGATAGTACCTTTATTGGTTAATGAAGAGGTATATGGCGCTATTGAAATCGCTTCTTTCCAGGAGTTTAAAGATTTTGAAATAGAGTTTCTGCAAAAAATAGCTGAAAGTATTGCTTCAACAATCTCTTCTGCAAAAGTAAACTCTCGTACTCAACAGTTGCTTGAGGAGTCTACTCAAATGACAGAGCAGATGAGAGCCCAGGAGGAGGAGATGCGTCAGAATATGGAAGAGCTTCAAGCTACCCAGGAGGAGCTTAACCGTAAGCAAAAGAGCATGATGGATCGTGAGTCTCGTATTAAAGCAGTACTAGACACAGCTTTAGCCTCTTTTGTCAGCATTAATGCAAATGGTGAGCTGGACTTCTTTAATAAAAATACGCAGCGAATGTTCGGCTATACCGAAGAGCAGCTAAGTGGCATGAATGTGAGTGCTTTCTTCAAAAATATTAATGAAAACAATATAGTAAGCTATCTGAATCAACATTTGCATACTGAGTCTACGCACACATTAGTTAGCCGTGCAGGTTTAGAGTTTGAGGCGGAGATTAAGCTGGAAGATTATAAACTTAATGGAGAAAGTTACTTCATTGCTCGTATTATAGATAGCAAATCTTACGCAGAAAAAGCTCCCGGACAAGAAGTAGAGTAA
- the pyrE gene encoding orotate phosphoribosyltransferase — MNNISDGRDASVAEIIARMFLDIGVVKLNTESPFVWSSGWKSPIYCDGRLSLSYPQVRSYIKEELSELIKRRFPQVEAIAGVATAGVPQGALVADALDLPFLYVRTKPKGHGMENMVEGEVIKGQKIVVIEDLVSTGGSSLKATAALDLSGLDVLGLVSVFTYGFDEARERFADAEIPFICLSNYDVLIKEAVEQNLISATDLSSLQAWRKAPHLWKQDA, encoded by the coding sequence ATGAACAATATATCAGACGGAAGAGATGCTTCAGTGGCAGAAATTATCGCCAGAATGTTTCTGGACATTGGCGTAGTAAAACTTAATACGGAATCACCTTTTGTATGGAGCTCAGGGTGGAAGTCTCCTATTTATTGCGATGGACGCCTTTCGTTATCTTACCCACAGGTACGCAGCTATATCAAAGAAGAGCTTTCTGAGCTAATTAAGCGTCGCTTTCCTCAGGTGGAAGCTATTGCCGGAGTAGCTACTGCGGGGGTTCCCCAGGGAGCCCTGGTAGCAGATGCGCTGGACCTTCCTTTTCTCTACGTACGTACCAAGCCAAAAGGCCACGGCATGGAGAACATGGTAGAAGGTGAGGTTATAAAAGGGCAAAAAATTGTAGTGATTGAAGACCTGGTATCTACTGGAGGTAGTTCGCTCAAAGCTACTGCTGCACTTGACCTATCAGGGCTGGATGTGCTAGGTTTAGTATCGGTATTTACTTATGGCTTTGATGAAGCCAGAGAGCGCTTTGCCGATGCAGAGATACCATTTATCTGCCTGAGTAATTATGATGTGCTGATTAAAGAAGCCGTGGAGCAAAACCTAATTTCGGCTACCGACCTCTCTTCTTTACAGGCCTGGAGAAAGGCACCTCATCTTTGGAAACAAGATGCCTAA
- the prfA gene encoding peptide chain release factor 1: MIDKLEVIKDRFEEVGQLIVQPDAMADMKKYSKLSKEYKDLEKVVKKYNKYLEVLADIKSAKELLATEKDPDFKQMAKEEIDAKEDEKEVLEEELKQMLIPKDPNDSKDVILEIRAGTGGDEAAIFAGDLFRMYQRFAEKKGWNLTILDLTEGSSGGYKEIISTVSGDEVYAQLKFESGVHRVQRVPATETQGRVHTSAASVAVLPEMEDVEVEVDMNDIRKDTFCSSGPGGQSVNTTYSAVRLTHEPTGLVVTCQDQKSQIKNFEKALKVLRSRLYEIELEKHNAEVGAQRRSMVKSGDRSDKIRTYNYPQSRVTDHRINLTVYNLPSVVDGELDDFVEKLRIADNAEKMQQDQG, encoded by the coding sequence ATGATAGACAAATTAGAAGTTATAAAAGACCGTTTTGAGGAAGTAGGACAACTGATCGTTCAGCCGGATGCTATGGCTGACATGAAGAAATACTCTAAACTCAGTAAAGAATATAAAGACCTTGAAAAGGTTGTTAAGAAATATAATAAATATCTGGAGGTACTGGCTGATATTAAAAGTGCCAAAGAGCTACTGGCTACAGAGAAAGACCCAGACTTTAAGCAGATGGCCAAGGAAGAGATAGATGCCAAAGAAGATGAAAAAGAAGTTCTGGAAGAAGAACTCAAACAAATGCTCATACCTAAAGACCCGAATGATAGCAAAGATGTAATTCTGGAGATCAGAGCGGGTACGGGAGGAGATGAGGCTGCTATATTTGCCGGCGACCTCTTTCGCATGTATCAGCGCTTTGCCGAGAAAAAAGGGTGGAACCTTACCATTCTTGACCTTACTGAAGGCTCTTCCGGAGGCTATAAAGAAATTATCAGTACCGTATCAGGTGATGAGGTTTATGCTCAGTTGAAGTTTGAGTCGGGTGTGCATCGTGTACAACGTGTGCCCGCAACCGAAACACAGGGCCGGGTGCATACTTCTGCTGCCAGTGTAGCAGTTTTACCAGAAATGGAAGATGTGGAAGTAGAAGTAGATATGAACGATATTCGTAAAGATACTTTCTGTTCCTCAGGTCCGGGTGGGCAGTCTGTAAACACTACCTACTCTGCTGTTCGCTTAACGCATGAGCCTACCGGGCTGGTGGTTACTTGCCAAGACCAGAAATCTCAGATCAAAAACTTTGAAAAAGCCCTGAAGGTATTACGCTCTCGTCTTTATGAGATAGAGCTGGAAAAACATAATGCTGAAGTAGGTGCGCAGCGACGATCTATGGTAAAAAGTGGTGACCGTTCCGATAAAATCAGGACTTACAACTATCCACAAAGTAGGGTGACAGACCATAGAATTAACCTTACGGTATACAATTTGCCTTCGGTGGTGGATGGTGAACTAGACGATTTTGTAGAAAAACTACGAATTGCAGACAATGCTGAAAAAATGCAGCAAGACCAGGGATAA